A stretch of Arachis hypogaea cultivar Tifrunner chromosome 15, arahy.Tifrunner.gnm2.J5K5, whole genome shotgun sequence DNA encodes these proteins:
- the LOC112747836 gene encoding NAD-capped RNA hydrolase DXO1-like has translation MDFSEKDLFGEDSDNEQDGTRSTSPSSSSSSSASSSSSSSASTSNGTEGEGGGGANSTSSGSRTASSGAAAGDDDDENGDEVEQSNKASYANYNDHDDEYEDKDLFGSDNEDYCKTLVKSPYPIPVLPAIRNTNNQGRGGFGGRGRGRWQPGHQNDRGAGLLPRPGPYPQRQNFGYGNRFSNGRHDERFVSEMKLSKSEETLSRKCIAFQEPCEIACYSRVEGGQVFFDDRSVRLFKRLISEDVGADLNEGYDTFIPKQDLGSEGFGDLLACIRDKGIQLQNNIHFVTFRNNLNKIMATAYIRHEPWEMGVHKRNGVVYLDVHKLPERPQSDLDRRRCYWGYCFESLATEDPTRDDGEGIHHVNANVEFCTVIKTKLGAHRILMGAEMDCCDSTDEGKNFYVELKTSRELEYHTEEKYEREKLLKFWIQSFLAGVPYIVIGFRDDSGRLVRTERLRTKDITQRVKMKNYWQGGVCLAFADEVLCWLYGTVKENADYILQFAPPFNRLELLQAQSCPDAITSHLDLL, from the exons atggatTTCTCGGAGAAGGACCTGTTCGGCGAAGATTCCGACAACGAACAAGATGGGACCCGCTCAACGTCGCCGTCgtcgtcctcttcttcttccgCTTCATCCTCATCCTCGTCCTCTGCCTCTACCTCCAACGGCACTGAAGGTGAAGGCGGCGGCGGCGCCAACTCGACCTCCTCCGGCAGCAGAACGGCAAGCAGCGGCGCCGCCGCTGGAGACGACGATGACGAAAACGGCGATGAGGTGGAGCAAAGTAACAAGGCTTCTTACGCTAATTATAACGATCATGATGATGAGTATGAAGATAAAGATCTGTTTGGCTCTGACAATGAAGATTATTGTAAAACCCTTGTCAAAAGCCCTTACCCTATTCCCG TGTTGCCTGCCATTCGCAACACGAACAATCAGGGTAGAGGGGGTTTTGGTGGCCGCGGTCGTGGTCGCTGGCAGCCTGGGCATCAGAATGATAGAGGCGCCGGCCTTCTTCCTCGTCCTGGACCATATCCCCAGAGGCAAAATTTTGGGTATGGAAACAGGTTTTCCAATGGTCGCCACGATGAACGGTTTGTCTCTGAAATGAAGCTGTCTAAGAGCGAAGAAACTCTGTCAAGAAAGTGCATTGCTTTTCAGGAG CCTTGTGAAATTGCCTGTTATAGTCGTGTAGAAGGTGGACAAGTATTTTTCGATGATCGTAGCGTG AGGCTTTTTAAGCGTCTTATCTCTGAAGATGTTGGGGCTGATTTGAATGAAGGTTATGATACATTCATTCCCAAACAAG ACTTAGGGTCAGAAGGCTTCGGTGACCTTCTTGCTTGCATTAGAGACAAAGGTATCCAACTTCAAAACAACATTCATTTTGTG ACGTTCCGCAACAATCTTAACAAG ATTATGGCTACAGCATATATCCGACATGAGCCTTGGGAAATGGGGGTGCACAAAAGGAATGGTGTTGTCTATCTTGATGTACATAAACTACCAGAAAGACCACAAAGTGATTTAGATCGCAGGAG ATGTTATTGGGGATATTGTTTTGAGAGCCTTGCCACTGAAGATCCTACTAGAGATGATGGAGAGGGGATACATCATGTCAATGCCAATGTTGAATTTTGTACTGTGATTAAGACAAAATTAGGGGCCCACCGGATCTTGATGGGTGCTGAGATGGATTGCTGTGATTCGACTGATGAGGGAAAGAATTTTTATGTGGAGCTAAAGACAAGTCGCGAG TTGGAATATCATACTGAggaaaaatatgagagagagaaaTTGTTAAAATTTTGG ATTCAATCATTCCTGGCAGGTGTTCCGTATATTGTCATAGGATTTAG GGATGATTCTGGTCGTCTTGTTCGGACAGAAAGACTTAGAACCAAAGATATTACACAGAGAGTAAAAATGAAGAACTACTGGCAG GGGGGAGTCTGCTTGGCTTTTGCTGACGAGGTATTATGCTGGCTGTATGGAACCGTTAAAGAAA ATGCAGATTATATATTGCAGTTTGCTCCACCCTTCAACCGTTTGGAGCTTTTGCAGGCTCAGTCTTGTCCAGATGCAATTACTAGTCATCTGGATTTGTTGTGA